A segment of the Candidatus Methylacidiphilales bacterium genome:
CGCACTCGGCCGCGGCCTCAAGTGCCTCATTGCCGGCGCGGGCGGTGCCGCCCACCTGCCGGGCATGACCGCGTCCCTGACCACCCTCCCGGTCCTCGGGGTGCCCGTGGAATCCAAGGCCCTCAAAGGCCTCGATTCACTCCTCTCCATCGCCCAGATGCCGGCAGGCATCCCCGTGGCCACCTTCGCCATCGGCAAGGCCGGCGCCATCAACGCCGCCCTCTTCGCCGCCTCCCTCCTCGCCAACGACCACACCCCCACCGCCGGCAAACTCCGCCGCTTCCGCAAATCCCAGACCGCCAAAGTCCTCAAGGCCAAACTGCCAAACGGACTCCGCCTACCGTAATCTGTCTTCTGTCATTTGCTGGCATCATCCATTCCCATGATCCTCCCCCCCTCCAACCTTGGCGTCATCGGCGGAGGACAACTCGGGCGCATGATCGGCCTCGCCGCCCGGCGCCTCGGATACGGATTCCAGGTCTACGAACCCACCCCGGGTTGCCCCGCCGGTCAGATCGCCGACCGCCAAAGCAACAGACCGTACACCGATCTGGAGGCCTTGACCGCTTTCGCTTCGGCGGTTGACGTCGTCACCTTCGAGTTCGAGAACATCCCCGCCGATGTGCTCCAGCACGTCGCCCGCTCCGCGCCCATCTACCCCGACTGGACCGTCCTCCATACCTGCCAGAACCGCGAGCGGGAAAAAAACTTCCTCAAAATCCGCGGCTACCCCCACGCTCCCTTTGCCGTGGTCGATTCCGCGGAAAGCCTGGCCCGCGCCATCGACACGCTCGGCAAACCCTGCGTGCTCAAAACCGCCGACTTCGGCTACGATGGCAAAGGCCAGTGCAAAATCACCGCTGACACCCTCCCTGCCTCCGCTTGGGCCGCCCTCGCCGCCCCGCGCGGCGTTCTTGAGGGCTGGATCGACTACGCGTGCGAACTCTCCGTCGTCTGCGCCCGCACCCGGAACGGCGAGGTCCGCACCTTTCCCGTTTCAGAAAACATCCACTCCCACCACATCCTTGACCTCTCCATTGTGCCCGCCCGCATCGATCCCCGCATCGAGAAGGAAGCCCTGCAAATCGCCTCTTCCATCGCGGATGACCTGAAGGTCGTCGGCCTCCTGGCGGTCGAACTCTTCCTCCAGCGCGATGGGAAACTCCTCGTCAATGAAATGGCCCCCCGCCCCCACAACTCGGGCCATTACACCCTCGACGCCTGCGCCACCAGCCAGTTCGAACAGCAGATCCGCGCCGTTTGCGGACTGCCTCTGGGTTCGACAGAATTGTTAAGTCCCGTCGTCATGGCCAACCTGTTGGGTGATCTCTGGTCCGGCGGCACTCCGGCCTGGGACGCCATCCTGGCCCACCCCACGGCCAAACTCCACTTGTACGGCAAAGCCGAGGCGCGCCCCGGACGCAAGATGGGCCACTTCTGCGTCCTGGGGAACACCGCGGAATCCGCCCTGGCGGAAGCGCGCGTCATCCAACGGGAACTGGCTGCCCATTCCTAACTTTCCCGCACCGCCCGCAGCATTTCCCCATCCAACCAGACCGGATCGATGAACCGGGGATAAACGGCCAACCGCTCCCTTAATTCCCTCCCCGCCGCTTCCGCCGCATGGCGGTAGGCTTCCGCCGCCCTCCACGGACTCTGCGGGTTCACCTCGTCCCGCTCCGTTGATATCCCCCCGAAGTCATCGGCCCAGGGGATCAACTCTCTCCAGCAAGGATTCAGGTTCGGTGGGATTTGCACCGGCACATCGGGACAAAGTCCGCGCCAGACTTCGATCAGACGGATGTATTCATCCAAGCCCAACGGCACTTTCGCCAGGCGTGCGGCGGAGCCGTTGTTGGGGACGTAATTCTGGATGAGGATTTCCTGCAAATGACCGTATTTCCGGTGCAGGGCGGCCAGCGCCTCCAATGAGCGCACCCGGCTGTCCGGGCCCTCCCCGAGTCCGATGAGGATGCCACTGGTGAAGGGAATGCGGCAGCGACCCGCTGCGGCCAGGGTGGCCAGCCGGCCTGCGGCCTTTTTTTCCGGAGCCACTTCCGGCAGGTCCTCGACATTCTCCAACATCACCCCCATGGAGACATGCACCGGTCGCAGCCGCCGGAGCACCGGTTCTGGGATGGCCCCGTAATTCCCATGCGGCAGCAGGCCGGCCTCGAGGACACGGCGGGCCACATGGATGGCAAAATCCCAGAAGTCCCCGAATCCGCGCGCCGCCAGTTCCTTCCGGATGTGCGGCATCGTCCCCGGATGTTCCCCGCTGATCAGCAGGGCCTCTTTCGCTCCCTGCGCCATTGCCACCGCAATCAGACGGTCGACTTCTTCCTCTGAAATCAACCCTTCCCGGTCCGTACGAAAGCCGCAGTAGGCACAATGCCACGGGCAGTCATGGGTCAGCGTGAAGGTGACCGACGAGGACCAAGTCAGTGGGCGCTTATGGTGGGCATCGGAAGCCATGGTGCGGAAAGCCTTTCCAAAGTGGCCCGGGACGGCTATCCCGTCAAACCATGGCATTGCACGAAGCCAGACCCTTCCTCATCGTCACCGGACTCATCACAGTGCTGGCCGCTTGGATCAGCCTGCCTTTCGCCCTCCTGCCAGGGCTGGCTTTCGCCTACATTCTCTACTTCTTCCGCGACCCCGAACGCCCCATCCCCCCCGACCCTCTGGACATTGTCAGCCCCGCCGACGGCCGGGTCATTTCGGTCGAAATTCTGGAAGAGACCGCCTTCCAACACGGCCCGATGCGACGTATCGCCGTCTTCCTCTCGGTCTTCGACGTCCATGTCAACCGCATGCCTGTGGCCGGCCGCATCATCAAATCCCACCACCATGCCGGAGAATTCCTCGACGCCCGCAATCCGGAGATCGACGTCCGCAATGAAGCCCAGAACTGGCTCATCGAAACCGATCGCGGCCCGGTGGTCGTCCGCCAGATCGCCGGGCTCATCGCCCGCCGCATCGTCGCCTGGGCCCGCGAGGGCGATAGCCTGGATAAGGGCCAGCGCTTCGGCATGATCCGCTTCGGCTCCCGCACCGATGTCTATCTGCCAGTGGATTGCGAGGTGGCGGTCAAGGCCGGCGACCGCGTCCAGGGCGGTTCCTCGGTCATCGCCCGTTGGCCCGCCGCCCCGCAAAAGTCCTGACACCATGAACGAATCCAACAAGAAGAAGGTTTACGTCTACCTCCTGCCCAACCTCATGACGGCGGGCAACCTGTTCTTCGGCTTCATGGCCATTCTCAACATCTTTGAAGGCACCATCATCCGCCGGGCCGGCGACACGGGTTGGGAACACTATTACGAGATGAGTCTCTACTGCATCCTCGGCGCTTTCATCTGCGACATGCTCGACGGCCGCCTGGCCCGGCTGGGCGGCCAGGAAAGCCCCTTCGGGCGGGAATTCGACTCCCTGGCCGATGTCGTTTCCTTCGGGGTGGCGCCCGCTCTTCTTCTCTTCAAGATCGTCCTGTACGAATTGCCCAATCGTGTGGGCTGGTTCATCGCCTTCATTTATCTGGCCTGCGGGGCTCTGCGCCTGGCCCGTTTCAATGTCCTGGCCGCCGATCCGGAAAACAAATCACTCAAGGAATTCAAGGGCTTCCCCATCCCCGCCGCCGCCGGCCTCATCGCTTCGATCACGCTCCTTCTCCTCCACATTTACGAGAAAGTGGACCAGATCGGGAATTGGAAATACCTGCTGGCCGTGCTGATGATCTTTCTCAGCTTCATGATGTTCAGCGGGGTCTCCTACCCCAGCTTCAAGGCCCTCGATTGGAAGACCCGCCGGCCCTTCCGCCAGGTCGTTCTCCTCATTCTCCTGCTCGGGGTCGCCCTGCTCAATTACACCTACAGCCTGGCCCTTTTCTTCACCGGCTACCTTCTCTACGGCTTCCTCCGTCCCTACCTCTCGCGCAAATGGCGCCCGGGGCCGGACATCGAGGAATCAAGCGACGACGACGAATCGGCCCCCCCGTCCACCGCGCCGGCCCCCTGATCCTGGAATCCGGGCCCGTTCTTGCCCACCGGCTCCTTCCATTTCCCGTCGACGGCCCGCAAGGCTGTGCTAATCATGAAGGCCATGCCAGAAATCGCCCAGTTTGTCGCCCACGGTGGCCATCGCATCACCCCGCAGATCGTGGAGGGGCTCCTGCACCAACTCCCGTTGCTCAAGGCCGAATTCACCCAGATCAAAGCACCCCAATTCCCCCACCTCGTGGACCAATTGGCCTTCCTCGCCGACTTGGTCGAGGACTTTGCCGAGGGGGCCGATAAAAACATCCCCTACGTGGCAGCCTCCGAGGCCACCTTCGCCCTCATCTACGCCCACGGTGCCGTGGGCCTGATTCCCGACGTTCTGGGCGAGATCGGCCGGGCGGACGATTCCAGCGTGGTCCGGGCGGTGCTGATCCGCCATGAGGCCATCCTGCAACGCTACGCCGACAGGCGGGGGCTGGACTGGAAGCACATCACCAGCAATCCCTGAGCCCCCAACGCCTCGCGCCCGCCTGATGGAAACACCCGCCTGGATCGAAGCCCTCGAACGCCGTCTCGGTGGCTGGTCGGTCCCCCACCTTGTCCGCGGACTGGTTGTTCTCAATGCCCTCGCCTTCCTGCTGGAAATGAGCAGCCCGGGCTTCACCAATGTCCTGCTCCTCGACCGCAGCGGCCTGCTGCAAGGGGAGTGGTGGCGTGCGCTCACTTTTCTCTTCGCCGCCGGCGGCACCAAAGAAAGCCTCGGTATTCTCTTCTTCGGTCTGTGGATGATGGTCACCTGGATGTTTGGCGAGGGCCTGGAATCGGCCTGGGGATCGTTCAAACTCACCCTTTATCTGGCCATCCCCGTTGTCCTGCTGGTGGCCGTGGTCTGGTTCCTGCCCCCGGGCTACGCTTCCCACACCATCCTCCTGACCAGCCTCTTTCTCGCCTTCGCCACCCTCTACCCCGACCTCGAGTTGATGCTCTTTTTCATCCTTCCGGTGAAATGCAAGTGGCTGGCCTGGGTTTCCGCGGCCTTCATTCTTCTGGAATTCCTCGGCTCGCCCGCCTCGCGCCCGATGATCCTGGCCAGCCTTTCGAGCTACTTCCTCTTCTTTTTCCCCGGCTGGTGGGGCAACCTCCGCCTCCAGTGGGAGGCCCGCAGTCGGAGGGAACGTTTCCGGGGGGATGATGAATGAACCGCGCTTGAGTCCGCCCTGGCGGATGTTGTGGGGCTGCCTGGCCCTCACCCTCACCCTCACTCTCAGCCCGGCCGTTGTCCCGGACGCCCGCTCCGCCTCTTTTTCCCTGCCTTCCACCACCCGCCAACTCATCACCGCCCGGGCCTCCACCTGGGACGACAGTTCGGCCACCCTCCAGTGTTGGGAAAAATCCCCGCAGGGCTGGAAATCGGTCGGCCAACCCGTTCCGGTACGCCTCGGCAAAAGCGGCCTGGCCTGGGGCCGCGGGCTCCATCCCGAAGGCCTGCCCGGGCCGTTGAAAAAAGAAAACGACGGACGCGCTCCCGCCGGGGTCTTCGCCCTCGGCGGGGCCTACGGATATGCCGCGGAAATCCAACGGCGACCGGCCCTTTCCTATCAAGTGGTTACTGCTTCCGACCTCTGGGTCGAGGACACCGCTTCACCCGATTACAACCGCCACCTCCGGCTCCCCGGCGGGCGCGGCCCGGCCAACGATTGGGAAAAGCAGCAGCAAATGAAACAGGACGACCCGGCCCACAGCCTCAAACTCTTCATCGCCCACAACGCGGGCAACCAGACCCTCGCCGGGGCGGGCAGTGCGATCTTCTTCCATATCTGGCGTGACGGTGGCGCCAAGGCCAGCACCGGTTGCACCGTCATGGCCGGCGACCGCCTGAGGGAAATCATCGCCTGGGTCGATCCCGCCGCCGCGCCTCTCTACGTCCTGCTGCCCGAGGCGGTTTACCAGGAACGGAAGACGGCGTGGCAGCTTCCCTGAAGCCGCCCCGCCTCAAACTTGCAGGCAATTCTGCGCAAATCCGTGGATCCGCTTGCCCAGTTGGGACAGGCCGTTGGAACGGTTGGGGGAAAGGTGCTGGGTGATGCCCGCTTCTTCCATGAAGGACACCGGCAAGTCGACGATCTCCCGCGGCGGCGACCCACTGTAAACCTGGCACATGATCGACGCCACGCCCTTGGTGATGAAGGCATCGGAATCGCAGCGGAAAAAACAGATCCCGTCCTTGAATTCCGGCACCAACCAGAGCATCGACTGACATCCCTCGATGCGGAACTCTTCGCGCTTCAACTCCTCGGGCAGACCCTCGCCCTTCTTACCCCGGCTGATGATCTGGAGGAAGCGCTCCTGCGCATCCGGCAGCAGGTTCATGGACTCAATCAATTCTTGGGCGCGTTCGCGGGCGGTCATCGGGAGAAACATAGGCCACGATCGGCGGCTTTCAATCTAACGCTTCCACCCGGGCGCGCAACCGGCCCAGACAGGCTTTCCACAAGGCCGGCGAAAGCGGCACGAACGTCTTCTCCCCGTCCTCCAAGGTGATCTGTTCGAAGATGTTGCTCGGCTGCTGGATCAGTTCCTCATAGAGCCCGGACATGTGGAAGCCGGAGACATCCGACCCAAAATCGGTATTCCCACGGCCCTCCGCCTCTTCCAAAGCACGGTCGATCACCTCGAGCACCTGGCCGGTATCCAGAGACAGGCCCAGCTTTTCCCCCCCTTCCAAGTAGGTGGCCATCACGTCTTCCACTTTTTCCACCACCCGTTCGATCTGGGCCAGGTTGGGTTCGCCGGGGGATGCGGGCAAATCGGGCGTCATACCGGGATTTTCCATGAAGCCGTTTCTGAGGCAAGGCCGGGTAGGCCGGTCATACCTCCACCCTCAGTCCGTCATACGGCAGGCAAACACCTGCGGGCAATCCTGCGGAGACCTTGGCATGGTCGACGTGGTGGGTCAGGTGGGTCAGATATGTCTTCCGCGCCCCCAGATCCGCCGCCACGGCTAGTGCTTCATCGATACAGAGATGGGTTGGGTGGGGCTCGGGTCGCAATCCATCGATCACCAAAACATCCACCTCACGCGCGATTTTTCGTGCCTCGGCCCCGACTTCTTTGCAATCGGTGTAGTAAGCCAAGCGGCGTCCAGAGGATTTTTCCTCGAAGACCAGGCCCAGAACCTCAATGCGCCCGTGGGGCAGGGAGCAGGAACGGACCCATCCTCCCGGCAGTTCCAACACCTCCGGCATGCGGTGCAGTCGGAACGCGGCATATCCCTTGAACCGGGCTTTCTCCCCCACCGCGTAGGGAAAGATGGCCCGCACCCGCTCCTCTCCCTCCTCCGAGGTGTAGACATCCAG
Coding sequences within it:
- a CDS encoding MBL fold metallo-hydrolase, translated to MGTGTSQGVPMIAFDHHHCDLSDPRNHRSRTSAHVVMDGHHIQIDAGPEFRAQCLANDIRSIDTFILTHGHADHVLGMDDLRRFCDQRGGDALDVYTSEEGEERVRAIFPYAVGEKARFKGYAAFRLHRMPEVLELPGGWVRSCSLPHGRIEVLGLVFEEKSSGRRLAYYTDCKEVGAEARKIAREVDVLVIDGLRPEPHPTHLCIDEALAVAADLGARKTYLTHLTHHVDHAKVSAGLPAGVCLPYDGLRVEV
- a CDS encoding phosphatidylserine decarboxylase family protein, whose amino-acid sequence is MALHEARPFLIVTGLITVLAAWISLPFALLPGLAFAYILYFFRDPERPIPPDPLDIVSPADGRVISVEILEETAFQHGPMRRIAVFLSVFDVHVNRMPVAGRIIKSHHHAGEFLDARNPEIDVRNEAQNWLIETDRGPVVVRQIAGLIARRIVAWAREGDSLDKGQRFGMIRFGSRTDVYLPVDCEVAVKAGDRVQGGSSVIARWPAAPQKS
- the purE gene encoding 5-(carboxyamino)imidazole ribonucleotide mutase translates to MPPKNKRPVVGLIMGSTSDWDTMQHAASTLDDFGIPYEKKVVSAHRTPGLLFEYAESALGRGLKCLIAGAGGAAHLPGMTASLTTLPVLGVPVESKALKGLDSLLSIAQMPAGIPVATFAIGKAGAINAALFAASLLANDHTPTAGKLRRFRKSQTAKVLKAKLPNGLRLP
- the cofG gene encoding 7,8-didemethyl-8-hydroxy-5-deazariboflavin synthase subunit CofG; the protein is MASDAHHKRPLTWSSSVTFTLTHDCPWHCAYCGFRTDREGLISEEEVDRLIAVAMAQGAKEALLISGEHPGTMPHIRKELAARGFGDFWDFAIHVARRVLEAGLLPHGNYGAIPEPVLRRLRPVHVSMGVMLENVEDLPEVAPEKKAAGRLATLAAAGRCRIPFTSGILIGLGEGPDSRVRSLEALAALHRKYGHLQEILIQNYVPNNGSAARLAKVPLGLDEYIRLIEVWRGLCPDVPVQIPPNLNPCWRELIPWADDFGGISTERDEVNPQSPWRAAEAYRHAAEAAGRELRERLAVYPRFIDPVWLDGEMLRAVRES
- the pssA gene encoding CDP-diacylglycerol--serine O-phosphatidyltransferase; translation: MNESNKKKVYVYLLPNLMTAGNLFFGFMAILNIFEGTIIRRAGDTGWEHYYEMSLYCILGAFICDMLDGRLARLGGQESPFGREFDSLADVVSFGVAPALLLFKIVLYELPNRVGWFIAFIYLACGALRLARFNVLAADPENKSLKEFKGFPIPAAAGLIASITLLLLHIYEKVDQIGNWKYLLAVLMIFLSFMMFSGVSYPSFKALDWKTRRPFRQVVLLILLLGVALLNYTYSLALFFTGYLLYGFLRPYLSRKWRPGPDIEESSDDDESAPPSTAPAP
- a CDS encoding 5-(carboxyamino)imidazole ribonucleotide synthase codes for the protein MILPPSNLGVIGGGQLGRMIGLAARRLGYGFQVYEPTPGCPAGQIADRQSNRPYTDLEALTAFASAVDVVTFEFENIPADVLQHVARSAPIYPDWTVLHTCQNREREKNFLKIRGYPHAPFAVVDSAESLARAIDTLGKPCVLKTADFGYDGKGQCKITADTLPASAWAALAAPRGVLEGWIDYACELSVVCARTRNGEVRTFPVSENIHSHHILDLSIVPARIDPRIEKEALQIASSIADDLKVVGLLAVELFLQRDGKLLVNEMAPRPHNSGHYTLDACATSQFEQQIRAVCGLPLGSTELLSPVVMANLLGDLWSGGTPAWDAILAHPTAKLHLYGKAEARPGRKMGHFCVLGNTAESALAEARVIQRELAAHS
- a CDS encoding SufE family protein → MTARERAQELIESMNLLPDAQERFLQIISRGKKGEGLPEELKREEFRIEGCQSMLWLVPEFKDGICFFRCDSDAFITKGVASIMCQVYSGSPPREIVDLPVSFMEEAGITQHLSPNRSNGLSQLGKRIHGFAQNCLQV